A window of [Clostridium] innocuum genomic DNA:
ACCAATGATAACAAGCATATCGCAGATGTGCTTGCAATTCTGAAAAACAACGGCTATGACCCGCATCTGGTCGAGCATGTCTGATATTTATATCGATGCGGACGGCTGTCCGGTGATTGAGGAAACCCTGCAGGCAGGAGAGGATTTCGGTTTTCCTGTAACACTGGTATGTGATACCTCCCATGTCTTTCCCTATGAGCATGTCGTTATCCTTATGGCGGATAAAGGAAGAGACAGTACGGATTTTCTGTTGCTGTCGCATGTAAAAAAGGGAGATATTGTTGTTACGCAGGATTACGGTCTGGCTGCACTGGTTCTCAGTAAGGAAGGATATCCAATCTCCTGCAATGGAGTCCCCTATACAACAGAAAATATCAATCGCCTTCTCACAATGCGTCATGTCTGCAGTGTGGAGCGTAAGCATGGCAATTATGGAAATCATGCGAAAAAGCGGACACAGCAGGACAATGAACGGTTTCTGGATGGTCTGTATGCATTGTGTGAAAGTCTGCAGGATAAATAAAAACGGATATACCGGCTGTTTTCCCCATTTGTTTGAATGGGGTATACCATAATAGAAAGCACAGAACCATTTCACAGTCCAGTGGAAGCGATTCTGTGTTTTTGCATTTAGAATCGTAGTGAATCACTGTTTTGTATAAGTCGCTGTCAAGACAGGGTGTTGGATGCCTGAACAATCAAGGAAATCACAAGCTGTCTGTGCACTGCATACACTTCACCAGCAATATTTTTCATAAAGAACACCATCAACGGTATGGTAAGCTGTCAGCTGTGTCAGTCAATCGGAGAAAGGCCTTTCAAAAGATGGCAGAGAGAACATGGGTTGCAAATTTGTAAAAAAAATGATATCGTTATGACTCGGGATTTGAAAATTCCAAAGATAAGTAGCATCGGACAATCAAGTCCGGTACCACCCCGGGAAGCTGCAGGAACGAGAAATGGAGTGAATCGTATGAAAGAGCTGTATCTGCAAAAGGTTACGTCGCAGGACATGGTGAACAAAATCAGAGGTATGCGCAGTGAAGAAATCAATACGTATCTTACGGAGCTTGGGTGTACGCTTACCTGTGAGGGTATTCGGGGGCGTCTGGAAGCCACCTACAACGATCTTGCAGTCGCGGATGCTATCTTTGAAACACAGAAGATTGACGATACCCATGCAACGTTCCCCAAAGCCTTCATCGATGAAGCGGTGCTGGAGATTGCAAGAAGAGAGGACTTCGGCTTTACCCATTACGGTCTTATATCCGATGCGATTCTGGATTTGATGGAACAGGGCAGTGAACAGGTTGCGGCGGATTTGCTGGAACAGTTCCGATTGCTGTTTAAAACTGCGAAAAGATTTCATATTGACAGCCTGGAAGCTATGATGTATCAGGTTAACGATGGCTTGGATATGATTGGTGTGGTTACCTTTCTGCTGGATATATTGATGGAGCAGGGACGCAGGGACAAGGAACAGTACCGTGTACTTATCGCATTTGTCGATAAGTTTCTGCATGTATTTTCCAAAACGAGCGATTTCTTCCGTGTCGGGATGCAGTATGAACAGGCAAAAGCATATATCGCA
This region includes:
- a CDS encoding YaiI/YqxD family protein; amino-acid sequence: MSDIYIDADGCPVIEETLQAGEDFGFPVTLVCDTSHVFPYEHVVILMADKGRDSTDFLLLSHVKKGDIVVTQDYGLAALVLSKEGYPISCNGVPYTTENINRLLTMRHVCSVERKHGNYGNHAKKRTQQDNERFLDGLYALCESLQDK